One Syntrophales bacterium DNA segment encodes these proteins:
- a CDS encoding YeeE/YedE thiosulfate transporter family protein: MNELLTGAVTGILFGFIMQKAHVIRYDKQLGAMRLKDMTIVKFMLSAILVAMVGIYLLVDLGMAKLSIKATILGANILGGLIFGVGWAIVGYCPTTGSAALGEGRYDSLFGLMGMVLGAGIYAEAFPFLKETVLTWGNFGKITIPAALGVNHWIVIVVLIAAFLGVFRLFERKGL; this comes from the coding sequence ATGAACGAACTGCTGACCGGAGCCGTTACGGGCATCCTCTTCGGGTTTATCATGCAGAAGGCCCATGTCATCCGCTACGACAAGCAACTGGGGGCCATGCGCCTGAAGGACATGACCATCGTGAAGTTCATGCTGAGCGCCATCCTGGTCGCCATGGTGGGCATTTACCTGCTCGTGGACCTCGGGATGGCGAAACTCTCCATCAAGGCGACGATCCTGGGGGCGAACATCCTGGGCGGGCTCATCTTCGGCGTCGGCTGGGCCATCGTCGGCTATTGCCCCACCACCGGCTCGGCAGCCCTCGGCGAGGGGCGATACGACAGCCTGTTCGGCCTGATGGGAATGGTCCTCGGGGCGGGGATCTACGCCGAGGCGTTCCCGTTTCTCAAGGAGACGGTCCTGACCTGGGGCAACTTCGGAAAGATCACGATCCCCGCCGCCCTCGGCGTCAACCACTGGATCGTCATCGTCGTCCTGATCGCCGCCTTCCTCGGCGTCTTCCGCCTGTTCGAGAGGAAGGGACTCTGA
- a CDS encoding YeeE/YedE thiosulfate transporter family protein, whose product MNILTQKTWSPYAAGAVAGLLLVLSVFLTGKYFGASTTFVRIAGFVEQVAAPERVAGMEYFIKEKIKLDWQGMFVLGVLFGSLASASLSGERRAVPVPPMWEERFGPSRARRWTVAFLGGAVAMFGARLADGUPSGHGLSGLAQVAVSGYISLVCFFLAGIIVAGILYRGGDRP is encoded by the coding sequence ATGAACATCCTGACGCAGAAGACATGGTCCCCCTACGCCGCCGGTGCCGTTGCCGGCCTGCTCCTGGTCCTGTCCGTCTTCCTGACGGGAAAGTACTTCGGGGCCTCGACGACGTTCGTGCGCATCGCCGGTTTCGTCGAGCAGGTTGCGGCACCCGAAAGGGTTGCCGGCATGGAGTACTTCATCAAGGAGAAAATCAAACTGGACTGGCAGGGAATGTTCGTTCTCGGCGTTCTCTTCGGCTCCCTGGCGTCGGCATCCCTGTCGGGAGAGCGGCGTGCCGTCCCGGTGCCGCCCATGTGGGAGGAACGGTTCGGGCCGTCCCGCGCCCGGCGATGGACGGTGGCCTTCCTGGGCGGAGCGGTGGCGATGTTCGGGGCACGTCTCGCCGACGGGTGACCCAGCGGTCACGGCCTGAGCGGTCTGGCTCAGGTAGCCGTCAGCGGTTACATTTCTTTGGTCTGCTTCTTCCTGGCCGGCATCATCGTGGCCGGAATCCTGTACCGAGGAGGTGATCGGCCATGA
- a CDS encoding AMP-binding protein, with product MIEDWYKEKDKENRFPKELVMGEFLRRNADRFPDRLAVVYGDRRYTYREFNTRVNRLANALLTLGLKKGQRVGIFAHNSDRCVEADLAVAKIGCVFIPVNFRLVGHEVEYILNFSEAEAVFVDWPVLNVIQEIRGNLQAKHIIVMRPEGPVPEGMLSYDDLAASGSGEEPDVDVWEGDSVGLAQTGGTTGRPKGVLITHRSVCSIIYQICFIHNYREEDHGLQAMPSYSSAGIAYDWGATLFHGGTLFIAPLPPFDPAAILDIITREKINHLTLAPVMLDFILMVLGAAPDKYDVSSVRTVICAGAPTLPRTREAAVKVFGEGALYVEYSATEMGVATCLKPSEVLKYPLSSGRAALGQEVKVIGLDGRDLPRGEVGEIVVAGTMVTSGYNKNPEANRSSFHGRYLGIGDMGFMDEEGYITIVDRKSDMIISGGANIYPAEIEEVMIKNGKIAEVAVIGVPDEKWGESVKALVRLQPGQEATPEEIIEWCKGKMAGYRVPKSVEFVADFPRTAAGKVQKAVLRKQYWEGVDRKI from the coding sequence ATGATCGAGGACTGGTACAAGGAGAAGGACAAGGAGAACCGTTTTCCGAAAGAGCTCGTCATGGGAGAGTTCCTGCGCCGCAACGCGGACCGCTTTCCCGATCGCCTCGCCGTGGTCTACGGAGACCGCCGCTACACCTACCGGGAGTTCAATACCCGGGTGAACCGCCTGGCCAACGCGCTTTTGACCCTGGGATTGAAGAAGGGGCAGCGGGTCGGGATCTTCGCCCACAACTCCGACCGCTGCGTGGAGGCCGACCTGGCCGTGGCCAAGATCGGCTGCGTGTTCATTCCCGTCAATTTCCGGCTCGTGGGCCACGAGGTGGAGTATATCCTCAACTTCAGCGAGGCGGAGGCCGTCTTCGTGGACTGGCCCGTCCTGAACGTCATCCAGGAGATCCGCGGCAATCTCCAGGCGAAGCACATCATTGTCATGCGACCCGAGGGTCCCGTTCCCGAGGGGATGCTCTCCTACGATGATCTGGCCGCCTCCGGGTCCGGGGAGGAGCCGGACGTGGACGTCTGGGAAGGCGATTCCGTGGGCCTCGCCCAGACGGGCGGGACGACGGGCCGACCCAAGGGCGTCCTGATCACCCATCGTTCCGTCTGCAGCATCATCTACCAGATCTGTTTCATCCACAATTACCGGGAGGAGGACCACGGCCTCCAGGCCATGCCGTCCTACAGCTCCGCGGGCATTGCCTACGATTGGGGGGCCACGCTGTTCCACGGAGGCACGCTCTTCATAGCGCCGCTGCCGCCCTTCGACCCGGCGGCGATCCTGGACATCATCACCCGGGAGAAGATCAACCACCTGACGCTGGCGCCGGTGATGCTGGATTTCATCCTGATGGTCCTGGGGGCCGCCCCGGACAAGTACGACGTCAGCTCCGTCCGGACTGTCATCTGCGCCGGCGCCCCCACGCTGCCGAGGACGCGCGAGGCCGCCGTCAAGGTCTTCGGGGAAGGCGCCCTCTACGTCGAGTACTCCGCCACGGAGATGGGCGTGGCCACGTGCCTGAAGCCCAGTGAAGTCCTGAAGTACCCCTTGAGCTCCGGCCGCGCCGCCCTCGGCCAGGAGGTGAAGGTCATCGGCCTGGACGGCAGGGACCTGCCCCGGGGCGAGGTGGGGGAGATCGTCGTGGCGGGAACCATGGTCACGTCAGGGTACAACAAGAATCCCGAGGCGAACCGCTCCTCTTTCCACGGCCGCTACCTGGGCATCGGCGACATGGGCTTCATGGATGAGGAAGGCTACATCACCATCGTGGACCGCAAGTCCGACATGATCATCAGCGGGGGCGCGAACATCTATCCCGCGGAGATCGAGGAGGTGATGATCAAGAACGGCAAGATCGCCGAGGTGGCCGTGATCGGCGTTCCCGACGAGAAGTGGGGCGAGTCCGTGAAGGCCCTGGTCCGGCTCCAGCCGGGCCAGGAGGCGACGCCGGAGGAGATCATCGAGTGGTGCAAGGGGAAGATGGCGGGCTACCGGGTGCCCAAGTCCGTGGAGTTCGTGGCGGACTTCCCCCGCACGGCCGCCGGCAAGGTCCAGAAGGCGGTCCTCCGCAAGCAATACTGGGAGGGGGTTGACCGGAAGATCTGA
- a CDS encoding NAD(P)-binding protein: MEPYNILIIGSGPAGLFAALELERLGVERVAVLDRRPYPAGGLLNDGKLNFDYRIGIDLDELNLDPDSARRLMEEVREVFTGFPACRQVTFIDGNEKIAALSDIAREHGALFIAPEQWHWGTDNGKAVVDYLRGRLARTEFLLGTAVTSLDRQDSGGWCVSCLQGRKRVRHAADIVLAAPGRSGAHWFRDAAGKVGVRHNFGPIDVGIRVELNRRFYDPVTDIVYDPKFVFRTARHGDRVRTFCTNPGGRVRLESYDRFKLVNGDALSGRKTGNTNFALINTVSLTEPFSDTTEFGYMIALQFHLLGGGKPIVQRVGDFREGRRSSLQTFDSAPRHFGVCRATCDATPGDITLGLPARIIDNLWESLKKMDKLVPGVLHPSTLLYAPEIKFFDTHFPTDGHLETNVGGIFVAGDGTGKSRGIVGAAISGLIAARGIAAKYFQKK; encoded by the coding sequence ATGGAACCTTACAACATCCTGATCATCGGTTCCGGTCCCGCGGGGCTCTTCGCGGCGCTCGAGCTGGAGCGCCTGGGGGTGGAGCGCGTCGCCGTGCTCGACCGGCGGCCCTATCCGGCCGGGGGGCTCCTCAACGACGGCAAGCTGAATTTCGACTACCGGATCGGGATCGACCTGGACGAGCTGAATCTGGATCCGGACTCGGCCCGGCGCCTGATGGAGGAGGTCCGCGAGGTCTTTACCGGCTTTCCGGCCTGCCGGCAGGTGACCTTCATCGACGGGAACGAGAAGATCGCGGCGCTTTCGGACATCGCCCGGGAGCATGGTGCCCTGTTCATTGCGCCGGAGCAGTGGCACTGGGGGACGGACAACGGGAAGGCCGTTGTGGACTACCTGAGGGGCCGGCTCGCCCGGACGGAGTTTCTCCTTGGAACGGCGGTGACGTCCCTGGACCGGCAGGATAGCGGCGGCTGGTGCGTGTCCTGCCTGCAGGGGCGTAAAAGGGTCCGCCACGCGGCGGACATCGTCCTGGCCGCCCCCGGGCGGAGCGGCGCCCACTGGTTCCGGGACGCCGCCGGGAAGGTGGGCGTCCGGCACAACTTCGGGCCCATCGACGTGGGAATCCGTGTCGAGCTGAACCGAAGGTTCTACGACCCCGTGACGGACATCGTGTACGATCCGAAGTTCGTGTTCCGGACGGCGCGCCACGGGGACCGGGTCCGGACCTTCTGCACGAATCCCGGGGGGCGGGTGCGGCTGGAGAGCTATGACCGCTTCAAGCTGGTCAACGGCGACGCCCTGTCCGGCCGGAAAACCGGCAACACGAACTTCGCCCTCATCAACACGGTTTCGCTGACGGAGCCCTTTTCCGACACGACCGAGTTCGGCTACATGATCGCACTGCAGTTCCACCTGCTGGGGGGAGGAAAGCCCATCGTCCAGAGGGTGGGAGATTTCCGGGAGGGGCGCAGAAGCTCCCTGCAAACCTTCGACAGTGCGCCCCGGCATTTCGGCGTCTGCCGGGCGACCTGCGACGCCACGCCCGGGGACATCACCCTCGGGCTGCCTGCCCGCATCATCGACAACCTCTGGGAGTCCCTGAAGAAAATGGACAAGCTGGTGCCCGGCGTCCTGCACCCGTCCACCCTGCTGTACGCACCGGAGATCAAGTTCTTCGACACGCATTTCCCCACGGACGGGCACCTGGAGACGAACGTCGGGGGGATCTTCGTGGCCGGGGACGGCACGGGCAAGAGCCGCGGCATTGTCGGCGCGGCCATCTCCGGCCTCATTGCCGCCAGGGGCATCGCCGCGAAGTACTTCCAAAAGAAATAG
- a CDS encoding carboxypeptidase-like regulatory domain-containing protein, producing the protein MRRAFYLFPFLLFLFLVLPGPGGQETGAAPGGGISGTVSDDRGPVAGARVRIQGAKDFVVSDAAGGFAIRDVPAGKPVRVSAWKDGWYCAIARDVKAPKEGLRIRMIRYQINDNTKYEWIPPEGKNGCSSCHNASLIAMSLEDAHLKSAVNPRFLTMYAGTDTKGNKSPPTRYAPGTGAWSTSLLPQRPDPAGPYHGPGFVQDFPDTAGSCSACHVPGASLSGNVDPRFVKGADRYGVHCDFCHKVADVHLDPVTRMPFRDVPGVRAMSVRRPFTDDPDRPQLFFGTFEDDNVPEEDTNLPLLRESRYCAPCHFGVFWDTVVYNSYGEWLKSPYADPKSGRAKTCQECHMPSPAIHRGKALTNVAPGKGGIDRDPAAIHNHNMTVSPELLRNSLSMSAAAQRKNGRLTVTINLYNDRTGHHVPTDTPLRHLILLVEARDGRGRPLPQVDGPVLPDWCGSSKGRRGHYGGRPGKAYAKVLKERWTEVVPAAAYWKHTDLVSDNRLAAFARDASSFAFDPPAKGKATVTVTLLYRRAFIGLMEQKGWDTPDIVMARWSRAVN; encoded by the coding sequence ATGAGAAGAGCCTTTTATCTGTTTCCTTTTCTGCTTTTCCTCTTCCTGGTCCTGCCGGGTCCGGGAGGGCAGGAAACGGGGGCGGCACCGGGTGGCGGGATCAGCGGCACCGTCAGCGACGACCGGGGACCCGTGGCCGGCGCCCGTGTCCGGATCCAGGGCGCGAAGGACTTCGTCGTGTCGGACGCCGCCGGCGGCTTTGCGATCCGGGACGTGCCGGCCGGAAAGCCAGTCCGTGTGAGCGCCTGGAAGGACGGCTGGTACTGCGCCATCGCCCGCGATGTGAAGGCCCCGAAAGAGGGCCTCCGGATCCGGATGATCCGCTATCAGATCAACGACAACACGAAGTACGAGTGGATCCCGCCGGAGGGGAAAAACGGCTGCTCCTCCTGCCACAACGCGTCCCTCATCGCCATGAGCCTCGAGGACGCGCACCTGAAATCCGCCGTGAACCCGCGCTTCCTGACCATGTACGCGGGCACGGACACGAAGGGAAACAAAAGCCCGCCCACGCGCTATGCACCGGGAACCGGCGCATGGAGCACGTCCCTCCTCCCGCAGCGCCCCGATCCGGCCGGGCCGTATCACGGGCCGGGCTTCGTCCAGGACTTTCCGGACACCGCCGGAAGCTGCTCCGCCTGCCATGTGCCGGGGGCCTCGCTCTCCGGGAACGTCGATCCCAGATTCGTGAAAGGCGCCGACCGGTACGGTGTTCACTGTGACTTCTGCCACAAGGTCGCGGACGTCCACCTGGACCCGGTCACCCGGATGCCCTTTCGGGACGTCCCGGGCGTCCGCGCCATGTCCGTCCGCAGGCCTTTCACGGACGACCCGGATCGGCCGCAGCTCTTCTTCGGCACCTTCGAGGACGACAACGTCCCCGAGGAGGACACGAACCTGCCGCTGCTCAGGGAAAGCCGCTACTGCGCCCCCTGCCACTTCGGCGTCTTCTGGGACACGGTGGTCTACAACTCCTACGGGGAATGGCTGAAGAGCCCCTACGCCGATCCGAAGTCAGGCCGGGCGAAGACCTGCCAGGAGTGCCACATGCCCTCCCCGGCGATCCACAGGGGAAAGGCCCTGACCAACGTGGCGCCCGGGAAGGGCGGCATCGACCGCGACCCCGCCGCCATTCACAACCACAACATGACGGTCAGCCCGGAGCTTCTTCGCAATTCCCTCTCCATGAGTGCCGCGGCGCAGAGGAAAAACGGACGGCTCACCGTAACGATCAATCTGTACAACGACCGGACGGGGCACCATGTCCCCACGGACACCCCCCTCCGGCACCTGATCCTCCTGGTGGAGGCCCGGGACGGGCGCGGGAGACCGCTCCCGCAGGTGGATGGACCGGTCCTTCCGGATTGGTGCGGATCCTCTAAGGGAAGACGGGGGCACTACGGAGGCAGGCCCGGCAAGGCCTATGCGAAAGTGCTCAAGGAGAGGTGGACGGAGGTCGTCCCCGCCGCGGCCTACTGGAAGCACACCGACCTCGTCAGCGACAACCGGCTGGCTGCCTTCGCCCGCGATGCATCGTCCTTTGCGTTCGACCCGCCGGCGAAGGGCAAGGCCACGGTCACCGTCACGCTCCTCTACCGCCGGGCGTTCATCGGGCTCATGGAGCAGAAGGGCTGGGACACGCCCGACATCGTCATGGCGAGATGGAGCCGGGCCGTGAACTGA
- a CDS encoding G8 domain-containing protein, translated as MPPYSRHRIAVSCLPALLLILLLSFPLPARAAYDYEDECRGVTTTTPAMEQGYFGKDRTIDTKICLGPGTYNYAYVNIIDGGKLIFLDAKTDFWARSILIEKGGSLVAGSPDHPFGKKDLKNVLTIHLYGSEKDKGIACLTKGNTCGVPEDAWLHGDDQKVKGLPGGAADDYFYAYKPLPTDDDAGPNAYFGRKVLALSYDGSLLLFGRKGATYRDLDPGDPGTSWGRLSASVYSKELKLDLDRIVEDWDEGDQIVVTTTDYLPGHSEVQTIASIQKDNRESDIFLKGAVAYPHSGEAYSLARHDIPDRLTKDGLRRQSVETRAAVGLLSRSIRIVSEACADYDGSTCLGMPEKEGVFFGGHTIVRQGFRQFQVQGVEFRQLGQGGRPAHSPVNFHLTRRAPKNTFVRDCSINESMTRWIELRGAQNVTLERNVAYRSIGHGYVLAEGTETDNILRANLGVYARPAVEYRDNPRRVPGINVKTSGKQFLQDGGDYIHPSVFFIMNGYNTIENNMAAGAGTCGSCYWFVPSLVSGLSRNKKWEGYAAIQVTKSGTAPIRSFRGNFCSTAQHSLITVDTTGVCRGVYTDKAPDSPALHPVANPFAKQFEDLHPIVPVGAFLLPTRCTTTPKHPDDLSCPSVNAADDPLYCLKGQTDNCVISAIQSYTSSFHWAQQNFGAIWLRSNWFLLTDSALTDVLNGGLTMVSGGSYDQVYNGYWALTRRSVFIGSTQDEAKNPYATSAGPAIGDRTGLKCADGGEAYCLMKDEGVSYPTDNFAMYQRLYNIYDGPVYQESNAFLNIRRRVLKCSDPSNGICNDSGFMYGPGNRSLGIPKAKEGADRGQCILPNAAIGWKQPNAFYYPPAFHSKNLYFNGVDIRHFIIVPLFKPGTAIVDAAKVKREYCTFHRSTVADLFSTDFTDIDRQTELNDDDGTLSGLAGAKDSGGGRTLDWTISVNRDRYFETPRETVECLSEQSCFQVPYDYVSAVVYPECAGRGKGTCDDVNKWASLCENRFCYGIPLYRQYLIDRPEPMLGDQVVLSAGDPFAEPMEILPIQGIRLQDPANGGKTTVTVDTDKVSCSGAACDAYKSVRRVNSDACISSLAIQDAESKDKGATTFKLKGVVNWQAGDPVIITDPYDSKKEMHTLSRVDRTAPGPGAYSTITISSGITCETCKYSYGVVKRIDPSGNCLSPAGLAKSVVKGGDGTTLFLDRVVDWNRGEYASPEQSIRMMGADLFQRSSLIVNNGAYYLDTTVSGDTQRTETQAIAGQSQPANVTVFEEGKRYNVFLLYTKPATRVTFQLFVGKGRDKAATEADTGLVRVGLNRTIEGEGIGQNPEPRADNAAVIIKPINIAVQKNWPASWTRSYDAGSGILTVTMDMGEFRKAFDDGVAESCRPATFCEWNAARKACQYKKQDIIDFQGDDAICQWSVKAMECPSGGCFGFQFGLPADFRRDDANHRPAPVKYADCGKIDTKCSFDKAWNVDWAYPSDPKLPVDPALPEQFEELMIKDVRLDDATNRSVVTVSTPVQSDGKTYQAVRRMDSGSGQVTGWAWLAKDATVNKGDVELKLDRAVDWKAGDRIAVTAASRCDYKNQMPSPLPVDLWR; from the coding sequence ATGCCCCCGTATTCCAGGCACAGAATCGCGGTTTCCTGCCTGCCGGCCCTTTTGCTGATCCTTCTCCTGTCCTTCCCACTCCCGGCCCGGGCCGCCTACGACTACGAGGACGAATGCAGGGGCGTCACCACGACCACGCCTGCCATGGAGCAGGGCTATTTCGGGAAGGACCGGACGATCGACACGAAGATCTGCCTGGGCCCCGGAACCTACAACTACGCATACGTCAATATCATCGACGGCGGGAAACTGATCTTCCTGGACGCGAAGACCGACTTCTGGGCCCGCTCCATCCTGATCGAAAAGGGCGGAAGCCTCGTCGCCGGCTCTCCGGACCATCCGTTCGGGAAGAAGGACCTGAAGAACGTCCTCACGATCCATCTCTACGGAAGCGAAAAGGATAAGGGCATTGCATGCCTGACGAAGGGAAACACCTGCGGCGTTCCCGAGGATGCCTGGCTCCACGGGGACGACCAGAAGGTCAAGGGCCTGCCGGGCGGAGCAGCGGACGACTACTTCTACGCCTACAAGCCCCTTCCCACGGACGACGATGCGGGTCCGAACGCCTATTTCGGCCGCAAGGTCCTGGCCCTCTCCTACGACGGCTCCCTGCTTCTCTTCGGGCGGAAGGGGGCGACCTACAGGGACCTCGATCCGGGCGACCCGGGCACGAGCTGGGGAAGGCTCTCCGCCAGCGTGTACAGCAAGGAGCTGAAGCTGGACCTCGACCGGATCGTGGAAGACTGGGACGAAGGCGACCAGATCGTCGTCACGACGACGGACTACCTCCCCGGCCACTCGGAAGTGCAGACGATTGCAAGCATCCAGAAGGACAACCGGGAGTCGGACATCTTCCTGAAGGGAGCCGTGGCCTACCCGCACTCCGGGGAGGCGTATTCGCTGGCCAGGCACGACATCCCGGACCGCCTGACCAAAGACGGCCTCCGCCGGCAGTCCGTGGAGACCCGGGCCGCCGTGGGGCTCCTGTCGCGGAGCATCCGGATCGTCTCGGAGGCGTGTGCCGACTATGACGGCTCGACCTGCCTGGGCATGCCCGAAAAGGAGGGGGTCTTCTTCGGGGGCCACACAATCGTTCGCCAGGGGTTCCGGCAGTTCCAGGTGCAGGGCGTCGAGTTTCGCCAGCTCGGGCAGGGCGGCCGGCCGGCCCACAGCCCGGTCAACTTCCACCTGACCCGGCGGGCACCGAAAAACACATTCGTCCGGGACTGCTCCATCAACGAGTCGATGACCCGCTGGATCGAGCTGAGAGGCGCGCAGAACGTCACCCTGGAGCGCAACGTCGCCTACAGGTCCATCGGCCACGGCTACGTCCTCGCCGAGGGGACCGAAACGGACAACATCCTTCGGGCCAACCTCGGCGTCTATGCCCGCCCCGCCGTGGAATACCGCGACAACCCCCGCAGGGTACCCGGGATCAACGTCAAGACGAGCGGCAAGCAGTTCCTCCAGGACGGCGGGGATTACATCCACCCCTCGGTCTTCTTCATCATGAACGGCTACAACACGATCGAGAACAACATGGCCGCGGGCGCCGGAACCTGCGGCTCCTGCTACTGGTTCGTCCCGTCCCTGGTCAGCGGCCTTTCCCGGAACAAGAAGTGGGAGGGCTACGCCGCCATCCAGGTCACCAAGTCGGGAACGGCGCCGATCCGGAGCTTCAGGGGGAATTTCTGCAGCACGGCCCAGCACTCGCTGATCACCGTCGACACGACCGGTGTCTGCCGGGGTGTCTACACGGACAAGGCCCCGGACAGCCCGGCCCTGCACCCCGTCGCGAACCCTTTCGCAAAGCAGTTCGAAGACCTGCATCCCATCGTCCCGGTCGGGGCCTTTCTCCTGCCGACTCGGTGCACAACGACGCCGAAGCACCCGGACGACCTCTCCTGCCCCTCCGTAAACGCCGCCGACGACCCCCTGTACTGCCTCAAGGGACAGACGGACAACTGCGTCATCAGCGCCATCCAGTCCTACACGTCGTCCTTTCACTGGGCGCAGCAGAATTTCGGGGCCATCTGGCTCCGGTCCAACTGGTTCCTCCTGACGGACAGCGCCCTGACGGACGTCCTGAACGGCGGCCTGACGATGGTCTCCGGCGGCAGCTACGACCAGGTGTACAATGGCTACTGGGCTCTCACGCGGCGCAGCGTCTTCATCGGCAGCACCCAGGACGAGGCGAAGAATCCCTACGCGACCAGCGCCGGCCCCGCCATCGGCGACAGGACCGGACTGAAGTGCGCGGACGGGGGGGAGGCCTACTGCCTCATGAAGGATGAGGGGGTCAGCTATCCCACGGACAACTTCGCCATGTACCAGCGGCTCTACAACATCTACGACGGGCCGGTGTACCAGGAGAGCAACGCCTTCCTGAACATCCGCCGGCGCGTTCTGAAGTGCAGCGATCCGTCCAACGGGATCTGCAACGACAGCGGCTTCATGTACGGCCCCGGAAACCGGAGCCTGGGCATTCCGAAGGCCAAGGAGGGCGCGGACCGCGGGCAGTGCATCCTGCCGAACGCGGCCATCGGCTGGAAGCAGCCCAACGCGTTCTACTATCCGCCGGCCTTTCATTCGAAGAACCTCTACTTCAACGGCGTGGACATCCGGCATTTCATCATCGTCCCGCTCTTCAAGCCGGGCACCGCAATCGTGGACGCGGCCAAGGTGAAGAGGGAATACTGCACGTTCCACAGGAGCACCGTGGCGGACCTCTTCAGCACGGATTTCACCGACATCGACCGCCAGACGGAGCTGAACGACGACGACGGCACCCTGAGCGGGCTGGCGGGTGCGAAAGACTCCGGGGGCGGCCGGACCCTCGACTGGACGATCTCCGTGAACCGGGACCGGTATTTCGAGACGCCCAGGGAGACGGTGGAATGCCTCTCCGAGCAGTCCTGCTTCCAGGTCCCCTACGATTACGTCTCCGCCGTCGTCTACCCGGAGTGCGCGGGCCGTGGTAAGGGAACCTGCGACGACGTCAACAAGTGGGCATCCCTCTGCGAAAACAGGTTCTGCTACGGCATTCCCCTCTACCGGCAGTACCTGATCGACCGTCCCGAGCCCATGCTGGGCGATCAGGTCGTTCTGAGCGCAGGGGATCCGTTCGCGGAGCCCATGGAAATCCTGCCGATCCAGGGCATCCGGCTCCAGGATCCGGCCAACGGTGGCAAGACGACCGTCACGGTCGATACGGACAAGGTCTCCTGCTCGGGCGCCGCCTGCGATGCCTACAAGTCCGTCCGGCGGGTCAACTCCGATGCCTGCATCAGCTCCCTCGCCATCCAGGACGCCGAGTCGAAGGACAAGGGCGCCACTACGTTCAAGCTGAAGGGCGTGGTGAACTGGCAGGCCGGGGATCCCGTCATCATCACGGATCCCTACGACAGCAAGAAGGAGATGCACACCCTGTCCCGCGTGGACCGGACGGCTCCCGGCCCGGGGGCGTATTCGACCATCACGATCTCGAGCGGGATCACCTGCGAAACCTGCAAATACTCGTACGGCGTGGTGAAGCGCATCGACCCGTCGGGCAACTGTCTGAGCCCCGCCGGCCTGGCCAAAAGCGTCGTGAAAGGCGGCGACGGCACGACCCTCTTTCTGGACCGGGTGGTCGACTGGAACCGGGGCGAGTACGCCAGTCCCGAGCAGAGCATCCGCATGATGGGCGCCGACCTGTTCCAGCGGAGCAGCCTGATCGTCAACAACGGCGCCTACTACCTCGACACGACCGTCAGCGGGGACACGCAGAGGACCGAAACGCAGGCCATCGCCGGCCAGTCGCAGCCGGCAAACGTCACCGTCTTCGAGGAGGGCAAGCGCTACAACGTCTTTCTCCTCTACACCAAGCCCGCCACCCGGGTGACCTTCCAACTCTTCGTCGGGAAGGGCCGGGACAAGGCCGCGACCGAGGCCGACACCGGCCTGGTTCGCGTGGGCCTCAACCGGACGATCGAGGGCGAGGGAATCGGGCAGAATCCGGAGCCCCGGGCGGACAACGCCGCCGTCATCATCAAGCCGATCAACATCGCGGTGCAGAAGAACTGGCCCGCATCCTGGACGCGGAGCTACGACGCGGGAAGCGGCATCCTGACCGTGACCATGGACATGGGGGAATTCCGGAAGGCCTTCGACGACGGGGTGGCGGAATCCTGCCGGCCCGCAACTTTCTGCGAATGGAATGCCGCCAGGAAGGCATGCCAGTACAAGAAGCAGGACATCATCGACTTCCAGGGAGACGACGCCATCTGCCAGTGGTCCGTAAAGGCCATGGAGTGCCCCAGCGGCGGCTGCTTCGGCTTCCAGTTCGGACTGCCGGCCGATTTCCGGAGGGACGACGCGAACCACCGGCCCGCCCCGGTGAAATATGCGGACTGCGGAAAAATCGACACCAAATGCTCGTTCGACAAGGCCTGGAACGTCGACTGGGCGTACCCGTCGGACCCGAAGCTCCCCGTCGATCCGGCCCTGCCGGAGCAGTTCGAAGAGCTCATGATCAAGGACGTCCGGTTGGACGACGCCACGAACCGGTCCGTCGTCACCGTCAGCACGCCCGTCCAGTCCGACGGGAAAACCTACCAGGCGGTCCGCCGCATGGATTCCGGGAGCGGGCAGGTCACCGGATGGGCCTGGCTGGCGAAGGACGCGACGGTGAACAAGGGGGACGTCGAGTTGAAGCTGGACCGGGCCGTGGACTGGAAAGCCGGGGACAGGATCGCCGTCACCGCGGCGAGCCGGTGCGACTACAAAAATCAGATGCCGTCGCCTCTCCCGGTTGACCTGTGGCGATGA